The following are from one region of the Pseudomonas putida genome:
- the pstS gene encoding phosphate ABC transporter substrate-binding protein PstS has protein sequence MIRLMKSAALAVAVSLCATSASFAAENVRLTGSGASFPAPIYLTWFKAFSKETDGVTVDYQSKGSGAGVQDFLNKTVDFAASDSAMKAEEIAKVGEGVQLLPMTAGEIVLAYNLPGNPKGLKLPRDVYSNIFLGKITQWNDPQIVAANPELKLPATPITVVVRADSSGTTAVFTKHLSAINADFQQALGEGNTVNWPASDKFIKSPKNDGVTATVRQTPGAIGYIEYGFAKLAKVDFAQLQNKAGQYVVPNAESGAEALAAVNMPENLVAWLPDPDGAKSYPITSYTWMIFRKDNGNPAKAKAMRDMVEYSLTEGQKIADSMGYIPLPPSVVDQVRKASANIQ, from the coding sequence ATGATACGCCTGATGAAGTCTGCTGCACTCGCCGTTGCCGTTTCTCTTTGCGCCACTTCGGCATCCTTTGCCGCAGAGAACGTCCGCCTGACCGGTTCCGGTGCCAGTTTCCCTGCACCCATCTACCTGACCTGGTTCAAGGCCTTCAGCAAGGAAACCGACGGTGTCACCGTTGACTACCAGTCCAAGGGCAGTGGGGCGGGTGTTCAGGACTTTCTGAATAAAACCGTCGACTTCGCCGCCAGCGACTCGGCAATGAAAGCTGAAGAAATCGCCAAGGTCGGCGAGGGCGTCCAGTTGCTGCCAATGACCGCTGGCGAGATCGTCCTGGCCTACAACCTGCCAGGCAACCCGAAAGGGCTGAAGCTGCCACGCGATGTGTACTCCAACATCTTCCTCGGCAAGATCACCCAGTGGAACGACCCGCAAATCGTCGCGGCCAACCCTGAGCTGAAACTGCCAGCCACGCCGATCACCGTGGTCGTGCGTGCCGATTCCAGCGGTACCACTGCGGTATTCACCAAGCACCTGTCGGCCATCAACGCCGACTTCCAGCAAGCGCTGGGTGAAGGCAACACCGTCAACTGGCCGGCCAGCGACAAGTTCATCAAGTCGCCGAAGAACGACGGCGTAACCGCCACCGTCCGCCAGACGCCAGGCGCCATCGGCTACATCGAATACGGCTTCGCCAAGCTGGCCAAGGTCGACTTCGCCCAGCTGCAGAACAAGGCCGGCCAATACGTCGTGCCGAACGCCGAGAGCGGTGCCGAGGCACTGGCAGCGGTGAACATGCCGGAAAACCTGGTGGCCTGGCTGCCTGACCCGGACGGTGCCAAGTCGTACCCGATCACTTCCTACACCTGGATGATCTTCCGCAAGGACAACGGTAACCCGGCCAAGGCCAAGGCCATGCGCGACATGGTCGAGTACAGCCTGACCGAAGGCCAGAAGATCGCCGACTCGATGGGCTACATCCCGCTGCCACCGTCGGTTGTCGATCAGGTGCGCAAAGCGTCCGCCAACATCCAGTAA
- a CDS encoding termination factor Rho: MPRGDKDKYTDKQKRKAEHIEESYEHKGVPKDQAEARAWATVNKQSGGGEKKGGSGQTTSSSEKKTARSDSAKRAAKSRQGHSRTSDSSLETQSKQSLMKEARSKDIKGRSTMTKAQLVEALRRA; this comes from the coding sequence ATGCCACGCGGCGACAAGGACAAATACACCGACAAGCAGAAGCGCAAGGCTGAACATATAGAGGAAAGCTACGAGCACAAAGGCGTGCCAAAAGACCAGGCCGAAGCGCGCGCCTGGGCCACCGTCAACAAGCAGTCCGGGGGTGGTGAGAAAAAAGGAGGCTCGGGGCAAACCACATCTTCCAGCGAAAAGAAAACTGCCCGCTCTGACTCCGCCAAACGTGCAGCGAAGTCACGCCAGGGTCATTCCCGCACATCGGACAGCTCGCTGGAAACCCAGAGCAAGCAAAGCCTGATGAAAGAAGCGCGCAGCAAAGACATCAAAGGGCGTTCCACCATGACCAAGGCACAATTGGTGGAAGCGCTCAGGCGCGCATGA
- the metC gene encoding cystathionine beta-lyase has product MIPSITPAHLHDWLFDGQEIALFDLREHGQYGEAHLFYAVNLPYSRLEIEAPRLAPNPAVRLVVYDAAGGELAQRGARCLQALGYTAVHWLEGGSLGWQTAGFELFAGVHLPSKAFGELVEHACHTPRISALQLAEWQRQGKPLVLLDGRPLDEFAKMNIPGATCCPNGELGYRLEDLVPDPHTPIVINCAGRTRSIIGAQTLINLGIDNPVYALENGTQGWYLVDLPLEHGGQRGYPPHSGRALAQQRARAVALARTAGVQWVTAEQALEWQRDARRTLFLCDVRTPEEFAGGSLAGAQHCPGGQLVQGTDLYIGVRKARVVLFDDDGVRAPVVASWLRQMGHEAYVLEGGLGSGLVLPAMPGLAVNLAEASAEELDGALLLDLRPSTAYRRRHLRGAQWAIRPHLAEQVRTQPRRLVFIADDPRVAELAASELPAAQRQAARLFPRALQAEWPQVEDDASLADTACIDFLFFVHDRHAGNKEAARRYLAWETGLIAQMSAAEVASFAPLTHADPIATRLVHAGRGEPGQGAHGVNPPVSRLSTVLFDSVADQREARSRRDQQRVLSYGARGNPTAFALEDLVSELEGGHRTKLFATGLQAIAQTFLAYLRPGDHVLLSDGVYGPVRRLARELLQPFGVQVSYFAADGQGLEAALRPNTRMVYSESPSSLLYELNDLPAIAALCKPRGILLAVDNTWSSGYLHQPLALGADISVMALTKYLGGHSDVMLGSVCTTREAFAALSRSSDTCGCTVSPDDAWLVLRGARSLASRMAVHERQGLEIARWLQAREDVARVYHPGLPEHPGHALWRRDFKGSNGLLSIELADSSLGRAEAFIDRLRLFGIGASWGGYESLATLAELGERNFATPVRGALVRLHVGLEAVSSLLRDLDQALR; this is encoded by the coding sequence ATGATCCCCAGCATCACCCCCGCGCACCTGCATGACTGGCTGTTCGACGGCCAGGAGATCGCCCTGTTCGACTTGCGCGAACACGGCCAGTACGGCGAAGCTCACCTGTTCTACGCCGTCAACCTGCCGTACAGCCGGCTGGAAATCGAGGCCCCGCGCCTGGCGCCCAACCCGGCGGTGCGGCTGGTGGTCTACGACGCTGCCGGCGGCGAGCTGGCGCAGCGCGGTGCCCGGTGCCTGCAGGCCCTGGGTTACACGGCGGTACACTGGCTCGAAGGCGGCAGCCTGGGTTGGCAAACCGCAGGCTTCGAGTTGTTTGCCGGCGTGCACTTGCCATCCAAGGCCTTTGGCGAGCTGGTCGAGCATGCCTGCCACACCCCCCGCATCAGCGCCCTGCAACTGGCCGAATGGCAGCGTCAGGGCAAGCCGCTGGTGCTGCTCGACGGCCGGCCGCTGGACGAGTTCGCCAAGATGAACATCCCCGGCGCCACCTGTTGCCCCAACGGTGAACTGGGCTACCGCCTGGAAGACCTGGTGCCTGACCCGCACACACCGATAGTGATCAATTGCGCAGGCCGCACCCGCAGCATCATTGGTGCGCAAACCCTGATCAACCTCGGCATCGACAACCCGGTCTATGCCCTGGAAAACGGCACCCAGGGCTGGTACCTGGTGGACTTGCCACTGGAGCACGGCGGGCAGCGCGGCTATCCGCCCCACAGTGGGCGGGCGCTGGCACAGCAACGGGCGCGGGCCGTGGCCTTGGCGCGCACGGCAGGGGTGCAGTGGGTGACGGCGGAGCAGGCGCTGGAATGGCAGCGGGACGCACGGCGCACGCTGTTCCTGTGCGATGTGCGCACCCCCGAGGAGTTTGCCGGCGGGAGTCTGGCCGGTGCGCAACACTGCCCGGGCGGGCAACTGGTGCAGGGCACTGACCTGTACATCGGCGTGCGCAAGGCGCGCGTGGTGCTGTTCGACGACGACGGTGTGCGCGCGCCGGTAGTGGCCAGCTGGCTGCGGCAAATGGGGCATGAGGCCTATGTGCTCGAAGGTGGCCTGGGCAGTGGCCTGGTACTACCGGCCATGCCCGGGCTGGCAGTGAACCTGGCCGAGGCCAGCGCCGAGGAACTCGATGGCGCCTTGTTGCTGGACCTGCGCCCGAGCACGGCCTACCGCAGGCGCCATTTGCGCGGCGCACAATGGGCGATCCGCCCGCACCTGGCCGAGCAGGTGCGCACGCAGCCGCGGCGCCTGGTATTCATTGCCGATGACCCTCGTGTCGCCGAGCTGGCGGCCAGCGAACTGCCCGCGGCCCAACGCCAGGCGGCGCGCCTGTTCCCTCGGGCGCTGCAGGCCGAGTGGCCACAGGTCGAGGATGATGCTTCGCTGGCGGACACTGCCTGCATCGATTTCCTCTTCTTCGTCCACGACCGCCACGCTGGCAACAAGGAGGCCGCACGCCGCTACCTGGCCTGGGAAACCGGGCTGATCGCGCAGATGAGCGCCGCCGAGGTCGCCAGCTTTGCGCCATTGACCCACGCCGACCCGATCGCCACACGGCTGGTGCATGCCGGTCGTGGTGAGCCGGGCCAGGGAGCGCATGGCGTCAACCCGCCGGTCAGCCGCCTGAGCACGGTGCTGTTCGACAGCGTCGCCGACCAGCGCGAGGCGCGCAGCCGTCGCGACCAGCAAAGGGTGCTCAGCTACGGCGCCCGTGGCAACCCCACGGCCTTTGCCCTGGAGGACCTGGTCAGCGAACTGGAAGGTGGCCACCGCACCAAGCTGTTCGCCACCGGATTGCAGGCCATCGCCCAGACGTTTCTGGCTTACCTGCGCCCCGGCGACCATGTGCTGCTCAGCGATGGCGTGTATGGGCCGGTACGGCGGCTGGCGCGCGAGCTGCTGCAGCCGTTTGGCGTGCAGGTCAGCTATTTTGCCGCTGACGGGCAGGGCCTGGAGGCCGCGCTGCGTCCGAACACACGCATGGTCTATAGCGAAAGCCCGAGTTCGTTGCTGTACGAACTCAACGACCTGCCGGCCATCGCCGCGCTGTGCAAGCCGCGCGGGATCCTGCTGGCGGTGGACAACACCTGGAGTTCGGGCTACCTGCACCAGCCGCTGGCGCTTGGCGCGGACATTTCAGTGATGGCCCTGACCAAATACCTGGGCGGGCACAGCGACGTGATGCTAGGCAGCGTCTGCACCACCCGCGAGGCCTTCGCCGCGTTGTCGCGCAGCAGCGATACCTGCGGTTGCACGGTCAGCCCGGACGATGCCTGGCTGGTGCTGCGCGGTGCGCGCAGCCTGGCCAGCCGAATGGCGGTGCACGAGCGCCAGGGCCTGGAAATCGCCCGCTGGCTGCAGGCACGTGAGGACGTGGCACGGGTCTATCACCCCGGGTTGCCGGAGCACCCGGGCCACGCCCTGTGGCGCCGCGACTTCAAGGGCAGCAATGGCCTGCTCAGCATCGAGCTGGCCGACAGTAGCCTGGGCCGGGCGGAAGCCTTCATCGATCGCCTGCGCCTGTTCGGCATCGGCGCGTCCTGGGGTGGCTACGAGAGCCTGGCGACCTTGGCCGAGCTGGGGGAGCGAAACTTCGCCACACCGGTGCGTGGAGCGCTGGTGCGCCTGCACGTGGGCCTGGAGGCGGTCAGTTCGCTGCTGCGCGACCTGGACCAGGCGCTACGCTGA
- a CDS encoding cysteine dioxygenase family protein, producing MSRDSVIQPFLAQVRAIHARGVDRAALQQIVVLLEGLAEYRELFNFERFPAPDAASGETQFRYRLNDDGESPTLYVNSLLPGKATLPHNHETWAIIVAVEGQELNRVYRREDDGSDPARARLALEREIVVQPGTSVAFLGEDLHGIRVEGDKPTLHFHLYGRPLESLENRYGVKDDGSVVNYNTSQMAPSIEAYGL from the coding sequence ATGTCCCGTGATTCCGTGATTCAGCCGTTCCTGGCGCAAGTGCGCGCCATCCATGCGCGGGGCGTCGACCGCGCCGCGCTGCAGCAGATCGTCGTTTTGCTCGAAGGCCTGGCCGAGTACCGCGAGCTGTTCAACTTCGAGCGTTTTCCGGCGCCGGATGCCGCGAGCGGCGAGACCCAGTTCCGCTATCGCCTGAACGACGACGGCGAGTCGCCGACCTTGTACGTCAACTCGCTGCTGCCGGGCAAGGCGACCTTGCCGCACAACCACGAGACCTGGGCGATCATCGTTGCCGTCGAGGGGCAGGAGCTGAACCGGGTGTACCGCCGCGAGGATGACGGCAGCGACCCGGCCCGCGCCCGCCTGGCGCTGGAGCGCGAGATCGTGGTGCAGCCGGGCACCTCGGTGGCCTTCCTGGGCGAGGACCTGCATGGCATTCGCGTCGAAGGCGACAAGCCGACCTTGCACTTCCACCTTTATGGTCGGCCGCTGGAGTCGCTGGAAAACCGCTATGGGGTCAAGGACGACGGCAGCGTGGTGAACTACAACACGTCGCAGATGGCGCCTTCGATCGAGGCTTATGGCCTTTGA
- a CDS encoding amino acid ABC transporter ATP-binding protein produces MPSEPLIQLRDVHLAFADNPVLRGIDLEVQAGQAVSIIGPSGSGKSTILRCMTGLLRPQQGSIRIGDTQVERLRGEADLIALRKQVGFVFQQYNLFPHLSVLDNLLIAPTKVLGRQRGEARDQALALLDKVRLGHKAAAFPGELSGGQQQRVAIARALAMRPRLILFDEVTSALDPEMVGEVLAVIRQLTEEGMTCVLVTHEMRFAEEISDQVYFTEHGRIVEHGSAAQLFRAPRHERTRAFLQHALGEGGQRPSRPAPDVFSNLGRYSLSV; encoded by the coding sequence ATGCCTTCTGAACCCCTGATCCAGTTGCGCGACGTGCACCTGGCCTTTGCCGACAACCCGGTGCTGCGCGGTATCGACCTGGAGGTGCAGGCCGGCCAGGCGGTGTCGATCATCGGCCCGTCGGGTTCGGGCAAGTCGACCATCCTGCGCTGCATGACCGGCCTGTTGCGGCCGCAGCAGGGCAGCATCCGTATTGGCGATACCCAGGTCGAGCGCTTGCGGGGAGAGGCCGATCTGATTGCCCTGCGCAAGCAGGTGGGCTTCGTTTTCCAGCAGTACAACCTGTTTCCGCACCTGAGCGTGCTGGACAACCTGCTGATTGCCCCGACCAAGGTGCTCGGTCGCCAGCGTGGCGAAGCCCGCGACCAGGCCCTGGCGTTGCTCGACAAGGTGCGCCTGGGCCACAAGGCCGCGGCGTTTCCGGGCGAGCTGTCGGGTGGGCAACAGCAGCGCGTGGCCATCGCCCGCGCCCTGGCGATGCGGCCCAGGTTGATCCTGTTCGACGAAGTGACCTCGGCACTGGACCCGGAGATGGTCGGCGAAGTGCTGGCGGTGATCCGCCAGCTGACCGAGGAGGGCATGACCTGTGTGCTGGTTACCCATGAAATGCGCTTTGCCGAAGAGATCAGCGACCAGGTGTATTTCACCGAGCATGGCCGCATCGTCGAGCACGGCAGCGCCGCACAGCTGTTCCGTGCCCCGCGGCACGAGCGTACCCGCGCCTTCCTGCAGCATGCGCTGGGCGAGGGCGGGCAACGTCCGAGCCGCCCGGCGCCCGATGTATTCAGCAACCTGGGGCGCTACAGCCTCAGCGTTTGA
- a CDS encoding amino acid ABC transporter permease: MAIENLAALWHWSPTLGAGLLQNIQISVGAIALGTLLGLLLGILLLSPLAPLRGIARLWVQVFRNAPWLVLIYFTSYVFPFDIQVAGTWVAFPDWLKVTIGLALPASANVAEIFRGAVASIPVTQWEAARSLAFSRAQIFRSIILPQCLRRMLPPWMNLYAVVTMGTALASLVGVHDLIDSAQIAANTVNRSGFTVLVYFSVLALFFAYCYPIARLTQRLERRHAF, encoded by the coding sequence ATGGCCATTGAGAACCTCGCCGCGCTGTGGCATTGGTCACCGACCCTGGGTGCAGGCCTGTTGCAGAATATCCAGATCAGCGTCGGCGCCATCGCCCTGGGCACACTGCTGGGCTTGTTGCTGGGCATCCTGTTGCTGTCGCCGCTGGCACCGTTGCGGGGTATCGCGCGCCTGTGGGTGCAGGTGTTTCGCAACGCCCCGTGGCTGGTGCTGATCTACTTCACCTCCTATGTGTTCCCCTTCGACATCCAGGTTGCCGGCACCTGGGTGGCCTTTCCCGACTGGCTGAAGGTCACCATCGGCCTGGCACTGCCGGCCAGTGCCAACGTCGCCGAAATTTTTCGTGGCGCAGTCGCCTCGATCCCGGTCACCCAGTGGGAGGCGGCGCGCTCGCTGGCCTTCAGCCGCGCGCAGATCTTCCGGTCGATCATCCTGCCGCAGTGCCTGCGGCGCATGCTGCCACCGTGGATGAACCTGTATGCGGTGGTGACCATGGGCACCGCCCTGGCTTCGCTGGTGGGCGTGCACGACCTGATCGACAGCGCGCAGATTGCCGCCAATACCGTCAACCGCAGCGGCTTCACCGTCCTGGTGTACTTCAGCGTGCTGGCACTGTTCTTTGCCTACTGTTACCCGATTGCCCGCCTGACCCAACGCCTGGAGCGTCGCCATGCCTTCTGA
- a CDS encoding amino acid ABC transporter permease produces MSEVLHWLVGQLARVGLNYSFLFDGYASSKLLEGVLTTLWLCLFSIAGSLLVGVLLAAALTTGRRWLAWPARAFIEVTRNTPTLVQLYCAFLVLNMLISQSLGNANPMTPFAWVVLVIALHKGAFHAEALRAGIEAVPAVTLEAASSLAFSRRQQLLQVQLPLAVRFALPALVNNLIDLVKMTAVASAIAVNDITYASIMIWTQGDNVIELMILILAFFGLLSFAVNCAGRVLEARLRMPGYGH; encoded by the coding sequence ATGAGCGAGGTTCTGCACTGGCTGGTCGGGCAACTTGCCCGGGTAGGCCTGAACTACAGCTTCCTGTTCGACGGCTACGCCAGCAGCAAGCTGCTGGAAGGTGTGCTGACCACGCTCTGGCTGTGCCTGTTCAGCATCGCCGGCAGCCTGCTGGTCGGCGTGCTGCTGGCGGCGGCGCTCACCACCGGGCGCCGCTGGCTGGCCTGGCCGGCGCGGGCCTTCATCGAGGTCACGCGCAACACGCCGACACTGGTGCAGCTGTACTGCGCGTTCCTGGTGTTGAACATGCTGATTAGCCAGAGCCTGGGCAATGCCAACCCGATGACACCCTTTGCCTGGGTGGTGCTGGTAATTGCCCTGCACAAGGGCGCCTTCCATGCCGAGGCCTTGCGCGCCGGCATCGAGGCGGTACCGGCGGTGACCCTGGAGGCGGCCAGCTCGTTGGCCTTCAGCCGGCGCCAGCAACTGCTGCAGGTGCAATTGCCGCTGGCGGTGCGCTTCGCCCTGCCGGCACTGGTCAACAACCTGATCGACCTGGTGAAGATGACCGCCGTGGCCTCGGCGATTGCCGTCAACGACATTACCTACGCCTCGATCATGATCTGGACCCAGGGTGACAACGTCATCGAGCTGATGATCCTGATCCTGGCTTTCTTCGGCCTGCTCAGCTTCGCCGTCAACTGTGCCGGTCGCGTCCTGGAAGCGCGCCTGAGGATGCCTGGCTATGGCCATTGA
- a CDS encoding transporter substrate-binding domain-containing protein, with amino-acid sequence MSLSTFARHGLFASLLATATLATSGLAQADATLDKIQQRHKLAVGVVLSGGPFGAIDPATREPIGFSVDLARDLARQLGVAVDLVAVQPANRVQFLQQGKVDLLIANMEWTPERDKLLGHVPTPFYRVGGTAALAKDSPIKTWADLKGQPVCTSQGSSYTQALVALGAELKAFKTSAESLLALRGNNCVAAVHDATLINPLLAKGGEWSAYRALAPELNPAPSVIWTRLGETDTQQRLDPLVRQWHRSGWLIEREQANHITPASPALVELRAKLQGEGA; translated from the coding sequence ATGTCGCTGTCCACCTTTGCCCGTCACGGGCTGTTCGCATCGTTGCTGGCCACTGCCACCCTGGCCACCAGTGGCCTGGCCCAGGCCGATGCCACCCTGGACAAGATCCAGCAGCGGCACAAGCTGGCCGTGGGCGTGGTGCTTTCCGGTGGCCCGTTCGGTGCCATCGACCCGGCCACCCGCGAGCCGATCGGTTTCAGCGTCGACCTGGCTCGTGACCTGGCGCGCCAGCTGGGCGTGGCGGTCGACCTGGTTGCCGTGCAGCCAGCCAACCGTGTGCAGTTCCTGCAGCAGGGCAAGGTCGACCTGCTGATCGCCAACATGGAATGGACCCCCGAGCGTGACAAGCTGCTGGGCCACGTGCCCACGCCGTTCTACCGTGTCGGCGGCACCGCAGCATTGGCCAAGGACAGCCCGATCAAGACCTGGGCCGACCTCAAGGGCCAGCCGGTATGCACCAGCCAGGGCAGCAGCTACACCCAGGCGCTGGTGGCGCTGGGGGCCGAGCTCAAGGCGTTCAAGACTTCGGCCGAATCGCTGCTGGCCCTGCGTGGCAACAACTGCGTGGCCGCGGTGCACGATGCCACGCTGATCAACCCGCTGCTGGCCAAGGGCGGCGAGTGGAGCGCTTACCGCGCCCTGGCCCCCGAGCTCAACCCGGCGCCATCGGTGATCTGGACGCGCCTGGGCGAGACCGACACCCAGCAGCGCCTCGACCCGCTCGTCAGGCAATGGCACCGCAGTGGCTGGCTGATCGAGCGTGAGCAGGCCAACCACATCACCCCGGCCTCGCCTGCGCTAGTGGAACTGCGCGCCAAGCTGCAGGGCGAAGGCGCCTGA
- a CDS encoding LysR substrate-binding domain-containing protein, which translates to MSALDLDLLRTFVAIADHSSFAEAGRNLGRTQASVTQHMQRLEQQVGVPLFRKHGRHKSLTDAGRQLLRHARQMLALNDEALAGLRQDGPSGVLRIGSPHDIADTILPPLLGHIARSAPNLRLEIDVGRSPFLMEDLQRGKVDMVISTRTAPGLEGFALRTSPVWWICAAHYQHLLGEPLPLVLVDEPSLYRKLALEALEQAGIAWRQAYLASNLIGVKAAVRAGLGITARSQEMVGPDMRVLGQSDGLPALPDVTYHLWVRANTVNPLVRQAYAMVRASAGL; encoded by the coding sequence ATGAGCGCCCTCGATCTCGACCTGCTCCGCACCTTCGTCGCCATTGCCGACCATTCGAGCTTCGCCGAGGCCGGCCGCAACCTGGGCCGTACCCAGGCTTCGGTGACCCAGCACATGCAGCGCCTGGAGCAGCAGGTGGGCGTGCCGCTGTTTCGCAAGCATGGCCGCCACAAGTCGCTGACCGATGCCGGCCGCCAGCTGTTGCGCCACGCCCGGCAGATGCTCGCGCTAAACGACGAGGCGCTCGCCGGCCTGCGCCAGGACGGTCCCAGCGGCGTGCTGCGGATCGGCTCGCCCCACGACATCGCCGACACCATCCTGCCGCCATTGCTCGGCCACATCGCCCGCTCGGCGCCCAACCTGCGCCTGGAGATCGACGTTGGCCGCAGCCCGTTCCTGATGGAAGACCTGCAGCGCGGCAAGGTCGACATGGTCATCTCGACCCGCACCGCACCGGGCCTGGAAGGTTTCGCGTTGCGCACCTCGCCGGTGTGGTGGATATGCGCAGCGCACTATCAGCACCTGCTAGGTGAACCCCTGCCGCTGGTGCTGGTGGACGAACCCAGCCTGTACCGCAAACTGGCGCTGGAGGCACTGGAGCAAGCCGGCATCGCCTGGCGCCAGGCGTACCTGGCATCCAACCTGATCGGCGTCAAGGCGGCGGTGCGCGCCGGCCTGGGGATTACCGCACGCAGCCAGGAAATGGTCGGGCCGGACATGCGCGTGCTCGGGCAAAGCGATGGCCTGCCGGCACTGCCCGACGTGACTTACCACCTGTGGGTGCGGGCCAACACCGTCAACCCGCTGGTGCGCCAGGCCTATGCGATGGTGCGTGCCAGCGCGGGGTTGTGA
- a CDS encoding universal stress protein has translation MSPLNHVLVATDLSASARNAAERAAHLSKAQQASLDLLYVANPAPFERLKQLVAPDEHLLKRVLDTAGEKTRALAAMLFQRYDIAAGVQVAHGSVTKEISRVVQDKRSNLLVCGAKGQSVARRLLGSTVQKMLNRMPCPLLVVKQAPRDAYRTLLVAVDFSSSSLRAIELAKAIAPQAEIILLHVYEAPFESSLRFAHIDHDTLTHYRNVIRKDAVKQLAALSETAGVADARQIVVHGDPGWQIAEQEQVLECDLIVVGKQGESALEELLIGSVTQHVLNESQCDVLVSP, from the coding sequence ATGAGCCCGCTGAACCACGTACTGGTAGCCACCGACCTGTCCGCCTCTGCCCGCAACGCGGCAGAGCGCGCTGCCCACTTGAGCAAGGCGCAACAAGCATCACTGGACCTGCTTTACGTTGCCAACCCGGCCCCCTTCGAGCGCCTGAAGCAGTTGGTGGCACCTGATGAACATCTGCTGAAGCGTGTACTGGATACCGCTGGCGAAAAAACTCGCGCACTGGCTGCAATGCTGTTCCAGCGCTATGACATCGCCGCTGGCGTGCAAGTCGCGCACGGCTCGGTGACCAAAGAGATCAGCCGCGTGGTGCAGGACAAACGCAGCAACCTGCTGGTGTGTGGGGCAAAGGGCCAGAGCGTGGCGCGGCGCCTGCTGGGTTCCACAGTGCAGAAAATGCTGAACCGCATGCCCTGCCCTTTGCTGGTGGTCAAGCAGGCACCTCGCGATGCGTACCGCACCTTGCTGGTTGCGGTCGATTTTTCGTCTTCGTCACTGCGTGCCATCGAACTGGCAAAGGCCATCGCCCCTCAGGCCGAGATCATTCTGCTGCATGTCTACGAGGCGCCGTTCGAAAGCAGCCTGCGCTTCGCCCATATCGATCACGACACCCTGACGCACTATCGCAATGTCATCCGCAAGGATGCGGTGAAGCAACTGGCGGCCTTGAGCGAAACCGCCGGCGTGGCCGATGCTCGGCAAATCGTGGTGCACGGTGACCCTGGCTGGCAGATTGCCGAGCAGGAACAAGTGCTGGAATGCGACCTGATCGTGGTCGGCAAGCAGGGCGAAAGTGCGCTTGAAGAGCTGCTGATCGGCAGCGTCACCCAGCATGTGCTGAACGAATCCCAATGCGATGTGCTGGTGTCGCCATAG